One Chaetodon auriga isolate fChaAug3 chromosome 14, fChaAug3.hap1, whole genome shotgun sequence genomic window carries:
- the LOC143331760 gene encoding gamma-aminobutyric acid receptor subunit rho-1-like, protein MQVDAVLVLFCVWLAGAAGKMAQSRGHKLETYKQSRLRRETRMDGGGGHKSGGPIYKRSPDMTKSPMTKSEQLLRIDDHDFTMRPAFGGPPIPVGVDVQVESLDTISEVDMDFTMTLYLRHYWKDERLSFPSTNNQSMTFDSRLVKKIWVPDMFFVHSKRSFIHDTTTDNVMLRVYPDGNVLYSLRVTVTAMCNMDLSRFPLDTQTCSLEIESYAYTDDDLMLYWKKGNESLNTDDRISLSQFLIQKFHTTTKLAFYSSTGWYNRLYIHFTLRRHIFFFLLQTYFPATLMVMLSWVSFWIDRRAVPARVPLGITTVLTMSTIITGVNASMPRVSYIKAVDIYLWVSFVFVFLSVIEYAAVNYLSTVQERKERKLRERLPCTCGIGNPDEMMIDPQITGYGSMDINTTGNYGMPENGGRQERMMAQVALNDPQIASQVKPSRGYVNIWIDTHAIDKYSRVVFPGAYILFNIIYWSIYS, encoded by the exons ATGCAGGTGGACGCCGTTCTTGTGCTCTTCTGTGTTTGGCTCGCGGGCGCAGCTGGCAAGATGGCCCAGTCGAGGGGTCACAAGCTGGAAACCTACAAACAGAGCAG GTTACGAAGAGAAACCAGGATGGATGGGGGTGGAGGTCACAAATCTGGAGG tccGATTTACAAACGAAGTCCAGACATGACGAAATCTCCAATGACCAAATCCGAGCAGCTCCTGAGAATAGACGACCACGATTTCACCATGAGGCCAGCGTTTGGAG GTCCTCCGATTCCTGTTGGAGTGGACGTTCAGGTTGAAAGTCTGGACACCATCTCTGAAGTGGATATG GACTTTACCATGACGCTGTACCTGCGTCACTACTGGAAGGACGAGCGGCTCTCGTTCCCGAGCACCAACAACCAGAGCATGACCTTCGACAGTCGCCTGGTGAAGAAGATTTGGGTTCCTGACATGTTCTTTGTCCACTCCAAGCGCTCTTTCATCCATGACACCACGACTGATAACGTCATGCTGAGGGTTTACCCTGACGGCAACGTCCTCTACAGCCTCAG AGTCACAGTCACCGCCATGTGCAACATGGACCTCAGCCGCTTCCCTCTGGACACCCAAACCTGCTCGCTGGAGATAGAGAGCT ATGCGTACACAGACGACGACCTGATGTTGTACTGGAAGAAAGGCAACGAATCCCTGAACACAGACGACAGAATATCTCTGTCCCAGTTCCTCATCCAGAAATTTCACACCACCACCAAGCTGGCTTtctacagcagcacag GCTGGTACAATCGTTTGTACATCCACTTCACCCTGCGGCGCcacatcttcttcttcctgctgcagacCTACTTCCCTGCTACTCTGATGGTCATGCTGTCCTGGGTGTCCTTCTGGATCGACCGCAGGGCCGTACCCGCAAGAGTGCCACTGG gcATCACCACAGTGTTGACCATGTCCACTATCATCACCGGGGTCAACGCCTCCATGCCGCGGGTCTCCTACATCAAGGCAGTGGACATTTACCTCTGGgtcagttttgtctttgtcttcctgtcgGTGATAGAGTACGCGGCGGTCAACTACCTCTCCACCgtacaggagaggaaagagaggaaactgAGGGAGAGA CTGCCGTGTACATGTGGCATCGGCAACCCGGATGAGATGATGATCGACCCCCAGATCACTGGCTACGGGTCTATGGATATCAACACCACAGGGAATTATGGGATGCCAGAGAACGGCGGCCGGCAGGAGCGAATGATGGCCCAGGTGGCACTGAATGACCCGCAGATCGCAAGCCAGGTGAAGCCATCCAGAGGCTACGTGAACATTTGGATAGACACCCACGCCATAGACAAGTACTCACGGGTTGTGTTTCCTGGAGCGTACATCCTCTTTAACATCATCTACTGGTCCATCTACTCGTAA
- the LOC143331827 gene encoding antimicrobial peptide NK-lysin-like — protein METSSVVLVCILVTCSVWTVHGRNLKVSTDDQQQAEVEISVEAGRLPGVCWACKWALNKVKKVMGPNATAESVTSKLKSVCNEIGLLKSLCRKFVKVHLGELIEELSTTDDVRTICVNTGACKPKEFLDLFFNQSDEYPQIEVNEYP, from the exons ATGGAGACCTCCTCAGTCGTCCTTGTGTGCATCCTGGTGACATGTTCTG TCTGGACAGTCCACGGGAGAAACTTGAAGGTCAGCACCGATGACCAGCAGCAGGCGGAAGTGGAAATCTCCGTGGAGGCCGGCCGG cttccaggtgtgtgttgggCGTGCAAGTGGGCTTTAAACAAGGTGAAGAAAGTCATGGGACCCAACGCCACTGCAGAG AGTGTGACATCAAAGCTGAAGTCTGTCTGCAATGAAATCGGCCTCTTGAAGTCACTGTGCCGCAAATTTGTGAAGGTGCACCTCGGAGAGCTGATCGAGGAGCTCTCGACCACAGACGACGTGAGGACGATCTGTGTCAACACTGGAGCCTGCAA GCCAAAGGAGTTCTTGGACCTGTTCTTTAATCAGAGCGACGAGTATCCACAAATTGAAGTCAATGAATATCCCTGA
- the LOC143331761 gene encoding peptidase M20 domain-containing protein 2-like codes for MEDGPQMKDALQRCIDARKDELRSLSRDIWSRPELALNETYAHDRLVRFFSQDPTWTVESQYKLPTAFRASWGGGGEGEPGLNVAFLCEYDALPGIGHACGHNLIAEVGAAAAVGLKAALESQTDRPVPVKITVLGTPAEEDVGGKIDLIQAGAFADVDLVFMAHPAQQDASFLPTVALHGVTVKYHGKASHASAYPWEGVNALDAAVLAYNNLSALRQQLKPEWRLHGIIKHGGVKPNIIPAYTELEFYMRTPLVQDLCDLKAKAEACFRAAAVATGCRVEIIYPSPAYYNILPNATLAKLYEKNGKALGVQFPEQPASFSGSTDFGNVSFVVPGIHPFFYISTDALNHTEEYTEAAGAEKAQLFTLRTAKALAMTAVDVVCCPALLRQVREDFRLAKLKQEN; via the exons ATGGAGGACGGACCACAGATGAAAGACGCCCTCCAGCGGTGTATAGACGCGCGTAAAGATGAGCTGCGTAGTTTGAGTCGAGACATCTGGAGCAGACCGGAACTAGCCTTAAACGAGACGTACGCACACGACCGGCTGGTCCGGTTCTTCTCTCAGGACCCGACATGGACGGTCGAGAGTCAGTACAAACTACCGACCGCATTCCGGGCCAGCTGGGGCGGCGGGGGGGAGGGTGAGCCGGGGCTGAACGTGGCCTTCCTGTGCGAGTACGATGCGCTTCCAGGTATCGGGCACGCGTGCGGCCACAACCTGATAGCTGAGGTGGGGGCTGCCGCCGCTGTGGGGCTGAAGGCTGCGTTAGAAAGCCAGACTGACCGCCCTGTCCCAGTGAAG ATAACAGTTCTGGGGACTCCTGcagaggaggatgtgggaggAAAGATTGACCTGATCCAGGCCGGGGCCTTCGCTGACGTCGACCTCGTCTTCATGGCTCACCCAGCTCAGCAAGACGCTTCATTCCTGCCCACTGTTGCACTCCACGG GGTGACAGTGAAGTACCATGGGAAGGCATCTCATGCTTCTGCGTATCCTTGGGAGGGAGTGAATGCCCTGGATGCTGCTGTGCTGGCCTATAACAACCTCTCTGcactcagacagcagctcaaGCCAGAGTGGAGGCTTCACG GCATCATCAAACATGGAGGGGTGAAGCCCAATATCATCCCTGCCTACACTGAGTTAGAATTTTACATGCGCACGCCGCTGGTTCAGGATCTCTGTGACCTGAAGGCCAAAGCCGAGGCTTGCTTCAGGGCAGCTGCTGTTGCCACCGGCTGCAGA GTGGAGATCATCTACCCGAGCCCTGCCTACTATAACATTCTGCCTAATGCCACGCTGGCAAAGCTgtatgaaaaaaatggaaaagccTTGGGGGTCCAGTTTCCAGAGCAGCCAGCCAGCTTCTCTG GTTCTACAGACTTTGGCAACGTCTCCTTCGTAGTCCCTGGTATCCATCCTTTCTTCTACATCTCCACCGACGCGTTGAACCACACTGAGGAATACACCGAAGCAGCAG GAGCTGAAAAGGCCCAGTTGTTCACCCTGAGGACAGCCAAAGCTCTGGCTATGACAGCTGTGGATGTAGTGTGCTGCCCTGCTCTGCTCAGGCAAGTGAGAGAGGACTTCAGGCTGGCCAAACTCAAACAGGAGAACTGA
- the tonsl gene encoding tonsoku-like protein, which yields MSSSREIKQLQKAKTKAQNSSNLKEEANICNQLGELLSRNGDYEAAIREHQQELALSEVLNDVIGRAVANRKIGECYAEMGNIEAALKHQQRHLDLARSVGDHAEEQRALATIGRTYLFRYESDQSKNSLEQAKDAFRKSLSIVDDCLEGTVSRREISEMKARLFLNLGLVCDHLGEPKGCSEFIRRSVFIAEKSQLLEDLYRANLNLGNIYFRNNQKSNAVRCLEQAKECARKIKDKFSESECFHCIGKVQLSLGDFVAARRSLKKALKLGSQQPLDRQAVKKAFKYADQGCKLEEELGEDQGKRLGSHRAVGLAEQLGDLYCKVGCYSKALDAYQSQLKGAVALGKPARELAAIHVSLAVTYTDLRQHSKAVEHHRQELALRQGSSNEECSTWLNIAAAQEESGCAFEDVDSSYSKASRCAQSSGQARLQKRVLRRWLASQRRCGSSMADDTEARLQELCAAEGWSADGSDGEEEEEEEMDNSEPLDDSDVVLSHSDDDLEGYDKMVSGRRKTGRWNKRNEKGETSLHRACIDGNLRQVQYLVEQGHPVNPRDYCGWTPLHEACNHGHEDIVAVLLERGANINDPGGPLCEGVTPLHDALACGNFKVARLLVERGASVTLRNSKGDTALDALRQWQKTYSRELDQDTKQECIATERLLRKAFSGGVPAAPAPAKPFDALQDSQLFDAENSEPLSSSGGGCSSSQDWPRTNRSSEVKALPSSPKRWQSNGSTQRHRARGTEAAVLYGNNSSSSDDSDSECPISPLRPVRPRRSFPAAPSQKEVHPNREAKSIPNSGGENVREAPAPSVFAREEYQSAIRSLGSAKSRLHGLSQPQFSSTPAVSSSSKSALVPEEQYVADDWLEDDLEGIQPKRKRFRVEQNGIRGDDAVSSSAARGSAVSSSSSRSLSLKKNGSLKPHQVKMTQMPGMVRLGRREVNRSHSPTLTDDDDMRPETPPPPPQVRMQFQPAAQTSAAPMPTSLPPPIRMRVRVQEDVFLIPVPQSEADSCTVSWLCEQAAQRYYQKCGLLPRLSLQKEGALLSPQDLLLAVLHTNEEVLAEVCSWDLPPLPERYKKACHSLAVDENKRVTRLCEVQDGSSSVSVCGLSLAPSSLNSLLRALKLQTNLTELRISGNRLHDSLIPELVATTVTMPRLRLLDISACQVTGEGLERAANALKGHSHPAFPCLEELDLSMNPLGDGVSESLSCLLSCCPLLAKLSLQACGLTARFLQQHRLLLASALTGTGHLKSVCLSHNALGSTGFELVLKTLPLHCLTHLDLSAVCGPLADHLPLEHLTNVLSQDECSLTHLSLAANGLTDSSAATLARCLPSCPTLVSLNLSGNPSVTSAGLHSILISLREACRPLTLLNLQGCQVSGPWDSACLDGLSELVQDLRLCSQGLNKLDRQALKQSWDNSRSHGHFIDRKSKCLLSAASS from the exons ATGAGCTCCTCACGGGAGATAAAAC agctgcagaaagcaAAGACCAAAGCGCAGAACAGCAGCAACTTAAAAGAGGAAGCCAATATCTGCAATCAGCTGGGAGAGCTGTTGTCCAGGAATG GTGATTATGAGGCTGCCATCAGGGAGCACCAGCAGGAGTTGGCTCTTTCTGAGGTGCTAAACGATGTGATTGGACGAGCTGTGGCCAATCGTAAGATAGGAGAGTGCTACGCAGAGATGGGCAACATTGAGGCTGCTTTGAAA CACCAGCAGCGTCACCTGGACCTGGCTCGTTCTGTCGGGGATCATGCTGAGGAGCAAAGGGCGCTGGCCACAATTGGTCGAACATACCTCTTCCGCTATGAGTCGGACCAATCAAAGAACAGTTTAGAGCAAGCAAAGGATGCCTTCAGGAAGAGCCTGAGCATTGTGGATGACTGTCTGGAAG GGACTGTGTCAAGGCGAGAGATTAGTGAGATGAAGGCGCGTCTCTTCCTCAATCTTGGTCTGGTCTGTGATCACCTGGGGGAGCCTAAAGGCTGCAGCGAGTTTATCAGACGAAGTGTCTTTATTGCAGA GAAGAGTCAGCTGCTGGAGGATCTCTACCGTGCAAACTTAAACCTGGGCAACATCTACTTCCGTAACAATCAGAAGTCTAATGCTGTGCGCTGCCTTGAACAGGCCAAAGAGTGcgccaggaaaatcaaagatAAGTTCAGCGAGAGCGAGTGCTTTCACTGCATTGGCAAG gtgcagctgtctCTGGGTGATTTTGTAGCAGCCAGACGATCTTTGAAGAAAGCTCTCAAGCTGGGTTCCCAGCAGCCGCTGGACAGGCAGGCAGTGAAGAAAGCTTTCAAATATG CGGACCAGGGCTGTAAATTGGAGGAAGAGCTGGGGGAGGATCAGGGCAAAAGACTCGGCTCCCATCGGGCCGTGGGCCTGGCGGAGCAGCTGGGGGACCTCTACTGTAAGGTCGGCTGCTACAGCAAGGCTCTGGATGCATATCAATCTCAG CTAAAGGGCGCTGTGGCTCTGGGAAAGCCTGCCAGGGAGCTGGCTGCCATCCACGTGTCCCTGGCTGTGACCTACACAGACCTGAGACAGCACAGCAAAGCAGTGGAGCACCACAGGCAGGAGCTGGCTCTACGGCAGGGCAGCTCAAATGAG GAGTGTAGCACTTGGCTGAACATCGCAGCGGCTCAGGAGGAGAGCGGCTGTGCCTTCGAGGACGTAGACAGCAGCTACAGTAAAGCCTCACGCTGCGCTCAGAGTTCTGGGCAGGCCAGACTTCAG AAACGCGTGTTGAGGCGCTGGCTGGCGTCCCAGAGACGATGTGGCTCATCAATGGCAGACGACACCGAGGCGAGGCTGCAggagctgtgtgctgctgagggCTGGAGTGCAGATGGGAGTGatggtgaggaagaagaggaggaggagatggacaacAGCGAACCTCTGGACGACAGTGACGTCGTTCTCTCACATTCAG ATGATGATCTGGAGGGTTATGACAAGATGGTAtcaggaaggaggaagacaggaagG TGGAACAAGAGGAATGAGAAGGGCGAGACGTCTTTACACAGAGCGTGTATAGATGGAAACCTGAGGCAGGTCCAGTATCTGGTAGAACAG GGTCACCCAGTCAACCCACGAGACTACTGTGGCTGGACTCCCCTTCATGAGGCCTGCAACCACGGTCACGAGG ACATTGTAGCCGTGCTGCTGGAGCGCGGCGCTAACATCAATGATCCTGGCGGTCCCTTGTGTGAGGGGGTGACTCCTCTCCACGATGCCCTCGCTTGTGGCAATTTCAAAGTGGCACGGCTCCTGGTGGAACGAGGGGCTTCTGTCACCCTACGCAACTccaag GGTGACACCGCCTTGGATGCCCTGCGTCAGTGGCAGAAGACatacagcagagagctggaccAGGACACCAAGCAGGAGTGCATCGCAACAGAGCGGCTGCTGAGGAAGGCCTTCTCAGGCGGAG TGCCTGCTGCTCCGGCCCCAGCCAAACCTTTCGATGCCCTGCAGGACAGCCAGCTGTTTGATGCTGAGAACTCAGAGCCACTGTCGTCCTCTGGAGGGGGCTGCTCCTCCAGCCAAGACTGGCCCCGGACCAACAGGAGCTCGGAGGTGAAGGCGCTACCTTCCAGCCCCAAACGGTGGCAGAGCAATGGATCGACACAGCGGCACAGAGCCAGAGGAACAGAGGCTGCTGTCCTGTATGGG aacaacagcagctcctcagatGACAGCGACTCTGAATGCCCCATCAGTCCACTCCGCCCCGTCCGCCCTAGACGCAGTTTCCCAGCAGCCCCAAGCCAAAAGGAGGTTCACCCAAACAGGGAAGCCAAGTCGATTCCCAACTCGGGTGGAGAAAATGTCAGGGAGGCTCCTGCGCCGTCTGTCTTTGCGCGAGAGGAGTATCAAAGCGCCATCCGAAGCTTAGGCAGCGCCAAATCTCGTCTCCACGGTCTGTCGCAGCCTCAGTTCTCCAGCACACCTGCTGTGTCCTCCAGCAGCAAGTCAGCCCTGGTCCCAGAGGAGCAGTATGTGGCTGATGACTGGCTGGAGGATGATTTGGAGGGAATCCAGCCGAAGAGGAAGAGGTTTCGAGTGGAACAGAATGGGATTAGAGGGGACGACGCCGTGTCGTCTTCAGCCGCAAGAG gTTCGGcagtttcttcctcctccagcaggagtCTCTCTCTGAAAAAGAACGGCTCCCTGAAGCCTCACCAGGTCAAAATGACTCAGATGCCAGGGATGGTCAGGCTGGGTCGCCGAGAGGTCAACAGATCACACAGCCCCACACTTACAGATGACGACGACATGAGACCAGAAACGCCTCCGCCACCACCACAAGTCCGCATGCAA TTTCAGCCTGCAGCTCAAACCTCGGCTGCTCCCATGCCCACATCACTGCCTCCGCCAATCAGAATGAGGGTCAGAGTTCAGGAAGATGTTTTCCTCATCCCAGTTCCACAAAG TGAGGCCGACTCCTGCACTGTGTCGTGGCTGTGTGAGCAGGCCGCTCAGCGTTACTACCAGAAATGTGGCCTCCTGCCTCGCCTGTCACTGCAGAAAGAAGGTGCTCTGCTCTCCCCGCaggacctgctgctggctgtccTGCACACCAATGAAGAG GTTCTGGCTGAGGTTTGCTCCTGGgatctccctcctcttcctgagCGCTACAAGAAGGCCTGTCACAGCCTGGCAGTGg ATGAGAACAAGCGTGTGACCCGGCTGTGTGAGGTGCAGGATGGCAGCTCCTCCGTGTCGGTGTGTGGCCTCAGCTTGGCCCCCTCTTCCCTCAACTCGCTCCTTCGTGCCCTAAAACTGCAGACCAACCTCACCGAGCTGCGTATTTCTGGCAACCGTCTCCATGATAGCCTCATCCCCGAGCTGGTTGCCACAACAGTCACCATGCCTCGGCTTCGGCTGCTGGACATTTCTGCCTGTCAGGTTACAGGGGAAGGGCTGGAGAGGGCTGCCAACGCTTTAAAGGGACACAGCCATCCGGCGTTTCCG tgcctggaggagctggacctCAGCATGAACCCGCTGGGAGACGGTGTGTCTGAGTCCCTGTCCTGtctgctgtcctgctgtcctctgttAGCCAAGCTGTCCCTGCAGGCCTGCGGCCTCACTGCTCGCTTCCTACAGCAGCATCGACTGCTGCTAGCCAGCGCTCTGACAG GCACAGGCCATCTGAAATCGGTGTGTctatcccacaatgcactgggCTCCACCGGCTTTGAGCTGGTGCTAAAGACTCTGCCCCTCCACTGTCTCACACACCTGGACCTGTCGGCCGTCTGCGGGCCTCTTGCCGATCACCTGCCGCTGGAGCACCTCACCAACGTCCTgtcacag GACGAGTGTTCGCTGACTCACCTGAGTCTGGCAGCAAACGGGTTGACGGACAGCAGCGCAGCCACCTTGgccag GTGCCTGCCTTCATGTCCGACTCTGGTGAGCCTGAACCTGTCAGGAAACCCGTCCGTTACCTCAGCGGGACTTCACAGCATCCTGATCTCGCTCAGAGAGGCTTGTCGACCCTTGACCCTTCTAAATCTTCAAG GTTGTCAGGTGTCTGGGCCCTGGGACAGCGCATGTCTAGATGGTCTGTCAGAGCTGGTCCAGGATCTCCGCCTTTGCTCTCAGGGACTCAACAAGCTGGACCGGCAGGCCTTAAAGCAGAGCTGGGACAACAGTCGGTCACACGGACACTTCATTGACAGAAAAAGCAAgtgtctgctctctgcagcctcctcatgA